A section of the Amycolatopsis sp. AA4 genome encodes:
- a CDS encoding NCS2 family permease, whose amino-acid sequence MAEQRERAGSTLDRFFRISERGSSTGREIRGGVVTFVTMAYIVVLNPLIIGSFAADTPSAHKDVLGHILPVPQVAAVTALVAGVLTILMGLVANYPFGIATGLGINSLLAVTIAPQMSWPEAMGLVVIEGVIIVLLVLTGFRTAVFRAVPPALKSAIAVGIGLFICLIGLVDAGFVRRLPDDAHTTVPVGLGIGGSIASWPTAVFVVGLLLTAVLVAKRVKGAILIGVLGSTVLAIVVEAIVKAGPSNGTDPKGWNLGYPALPQKVVGLPDLSLVGDVSFGAWTRLPIITVVLLVFTLVLADFFDAMGTMTGLGKEAGLVGKDGQLPNVGKALFVEGLAGAAGGFGSASSNTVFVESASGIAEGARTGLANVVTGLLFIAAMFLTPLYQVVPVEAAAPALVVVGALMMAQVRDIDFTDFTIALPAFLTIVVMPFTYSIANGIGAGFVSYVVIQAVTGKARKVHPLMWVIAVAFVAYFAVGPIQAALS is encoded by the coding sequence ATGGCGGAGCAGCGCGAACGGGCCGGGTCCACACTGGACCGCTTCTTCCGGATCAGCGAACGCGGGTCGAGCACGGGACGGGAGATCCGCGGCGGCGTGGTCACGTTCGTGACGATGGCCTACATCGTGGTACTCAACCCGCTGATCATCGGCAGTTTCGCGGCCGACACCCCGTCCGCGCACAAGGACGTCCTCGGCCACATCCTCCCGGTCCCGCAGGTCGCCGCGGTGACCGCGCTGGTCGCCGGCGTGCTGACGATCCTGATGGGGCTGGTCGCGAACTATCCGTTCGGCATCGCCACCGGCCTCGGCATCAACAGCCTGCTCGCGGTCACCATCGCGCCGCAGATGAGCTGGCCGGAGGCGATGGGCCTGGTGGTCATCGAGGGCGTGATCATCGTCCTGCTCGTGCTCACCGGCTTCCGCACGGCGGTGTTCCGCGCCGTGCCGCCCGCGCTCAAATCCGCGATCGCGGTCGGCATCGGGCTTTTCATCTGCCTGATCGGCCTGGTCGACGCCGGGTTCGTGCGCCGGCTGCCGGACGACGCGCACACCACGGTGCCGGTCGGGCTCGGCATCGGCGGTTCGATCGCCTCGTGGCCGACCGCGGTGTTCGTGGTCGGGCTGCTGCTCACCGCGGTTCTCGTGGCCAAGCGCGTCAAGGGCGCGATCCTGATCGGCGTGCTCGGCTCGACGGTGCTCGCGATCGTGGTCGAGGCGATCGTGAAGGCCGGGCCGTCCAACGGCACCGACCCGAAGGGCTGGAACCTCGGCTACCCGGCGCTGCCGCAGAAGGTCGTCGGCCTCCCGGATCTGTCGCTGGTCGGCGACGTGTCGTTCGGCGCGTGGACCCGGCTGCCGATCATCACCGTGGTGCTGCTGGTCTTCACCCTCGTGCTCGCGGACTTCTTCGACGCCATGGGCACGATGACCGGCCTCGGCAAGGAAGCCGGTCTGGTCGGCAAGGACGGCCAGCTGCCGAACGTCGGCAAGGCGCTGTTCGTCGAGGGCCTCGCGGGTGCGGCCGGCGGGTTCGGCTCGGCCAGTTCGAACACGGTGTTCGTGGAATCCGCGTCCGGCATCGCGGAGGGCGCGCGGACCGGGCTGGCGAACGTCGTGACCGGGCTGCTGTTCATCGCCGCGATGTTCCTGACCCCGCTGTACCAGGTGGTGCCGGTCGAGGCGGCCGCGCCGGCGCTGGTCGTGGTCGGCGCGCTGATGATGGCGCAGGTCCGCGACATCGACTTCACCGATTTCACGATCGCGCTGCCCGCGTTCCTGACGATCGTGGTCATGCCGTTCACCTACTCGATCGCCAACGGCATCGGCGCCGGATTCGTCAGCTACGTCGTGATCCAGGCGGTCACCGGCAAGGCCCGGAAGGTGCACCCGCTGATGTGGGTCATCGCGGTGGCGTTCGTCGCGTACTTCGCGGTCGGGCCGATCCAGGCCGCACTCAGCTGA
- a CDS encoding DUF2530 domain-containing protein, which translates to MRHTPDLPKRLTDLTPVVIVGTALWLVALVVLFFTSGGVWLQTCIAGIALGFIGFGIIFWQRAAARRGSKSAQRL; encoded by the coding sequence TTGCGGCACACGCCGGACCTGCCGAAGCGGCTCACCGACCTGACGCCGGTGGTGATCGTAGGTACTGCGCTCTGGCTTGTCGCGCTCGTGGTGCTTTTCTTCACGAGCGGAGGCGTCTGGTTACAGACGTGTATCGCCGGGATCGCGCTCGGGTTCATCGGATTCGGGATTATTTTCTGGCAGCGCGCGGCGGCCCGGCGCGGGTCCAAGTCCGCGCAGCGGCTTTAA
- a CDS encoding MarR family winged helix-turn-helix transcriptional regulator, with amino-acid sequence MSGDPHERSLASRLRLAVVRLNRRLRAQRVADDVSLTQIAALSTLHKCGPLTPGQLAAKEGVQPPSMTRVIAALEEMGFVERRPHPTDGRQAIVELSDDGLAFVRKAISVREAWLDRQLAELGEEELEVLSRAAEIIDRMAGN; translated from the coding sequence ATGTCCGGCGACCCGCACGAGCGTTCCCTGGCGAGCCGCTTGCGTCTCGCGGTGGTGCGGCTCAACCGCAGGCTCCGGGCACAGCGGGTGGCGGACGACGTGTCGCTCACGCAGATCGCGGCGTTGTCCACCCTGCACAAATGCGGTCCGCTGACCCCCGGTCAGCTCGCCGCGAAGGAAGGCGTCCAGCCGCCCTCGATGACGAGGGTCATCGCCGCGCTCGAGGAGATGGGGTTCGTCGAGCGCAGGCCGCACCCGACTGACGGCCGTCAGGCCATCGTCGAGCTGTCCGACGACGGGCTCGCGTTCGTGCGCAAGGCCATCTCGGTGCGGGAGGCGTGGCTGGACCGGCAACTGGCCGAACTCGGCGAGGAAGAGCTCGAAGTGCTCTCCCGCGCCGCGGAGATCATCGACAGGATGGCGGGGAACTAG
- a CDS encoding MFS transporter — MFSSLRVRNYRLFFSGQVISNIGTWMQRIAQDWLVFTLSGNDPVALGVAVALQFIPTLLLSLWAGVLADRVDKRRLLMLIQSVNCLQAVLLGVLDLTGVAQLWHVYLLCVMLGTTSAIEVPTRQSFVAEMVGRDQVANAVALNSSIFNMARIVGPAIAGFAITWVGTGWLFIANAASTLAVIAGLALMNPAKLFRGPAIPRAKGQLVEGLRYVRGRPDLVTVMVLMFFVSTFGITYFTSLPIVAANVFHTQADGYGLLSTLVAVGTFTGALASARRGVKSRPRVRLMLVSAALLGAFEFITAFMPTYLAFGIGLIPLGFATITFLNTANALVQTSVSPEMRGRVMGIYVLVLIGGNPIGGPMTGWMADAFGGRSPFYIGGAVSAVAAVVCAVVLIRRGGVRMPRRLGNGLRILSRERV; from the coding sequence ATGTTCTCGTCGCTGCGCGTCCGGAATTACCGGCTGTTCTTCAGCGGCCAGGTCATCTCGAACATCGGCACCTGGATGCAGCGCATCGCCCAGGACTGGCTGGTGTTCACGCTGTCCGGCAACGACCCGGTGGCGCTCGGCGTCGCGGTCGCGCTGCAGTTCATCCCGACGCTGCTGCTGTCGCTGTGGGCGGGCGTGCTCGCCGACCGCGTCGACAAGCGGCGGCTGCTGATGCTGATCCAGTCGGTGAACTGCCTGCAGGCCGTGCTGCTCGGCGTGCTCGACCTGACCGGCGTCGCCCAGCTGTGGCACGTCTACCTGCTGTGCGTGATGCTCGGGACGACCTCGGCGATCGAGGTGCCGACGCGGCAGTCGTTCGTCGCCGAGATGGTCGGCCGCGACCAGGTGGCGAACGCGGTCGCGCTGAACTCGTCGATCTTCAACATGGCCCGCATCGTCGGACCGGCCATCGCCGGGTTCGCGATCACCTGGGTCGGCACCGGCTGGCTGTTCATCGCGAACGCGGCGAGCACGCTCGCGGTGATCGCCGGGCTCGCGCTGATGAATCCGGCCAAGCTGTTCCGCGGCCCGGCGATCCCGCGCGCCAAGGGCCAGCTGGTGGAGGGCCTGCGCTACGTGCGCGGACGGCCGGACCTGGTGACCGTCATGGTCCTGATGTTCTTCGTCAGCACGTTCGGCATCACCTACTTCACGTCGCTGCCGATCGTGGCCGCGAACGTCTTCCACACCCAGGCCGACGGCTACGGCCTGCTCTCGACGCTCGTCGCGGTCGGCACCTTCACCGGCGCGCTCGCGTCCGCGCGGCGGGGCGTGAAGAGCCGCCCCCGGGTACGGCTGATGCTGGTGTCGGCGGCGCTGCTCGGCGCGTTCGAGTTCATCACCGCGTTCATGCCGACCTACCTGGCCTTCGGCATCGGGCTGATCCCGCTCGGGTTCGCCACGATCACCTTCCTGAACACGGCGAACGCGCTGGTGCAGACGTCGGTGTCGCCGGAGATGCGCGGCCGCGTGATGGGCATCTACGTGCTGGTGCTGATCGGCGGCAACCCGATCGGCGGGCCGATGACCGGTTGGATGGCCGACGCGTTCGGCGGCCGGTCGCCGTTCTACATCGGCGGCGCGGTTTCGGCGGTCGCGGCGGTGGTGTGCGCGGTGGTGCTGATCCGGCGCGGCGGCGTCCGGATGCCGCGACGGCTCGGCAACGGCCTGCGGATCCTGTCGCGGGAACGGGTCTGA
- a CDS encoding sacsin N-terminal ATP-binding-like domain-containing protein, which translates to MNEVAGGAADPFGTVRLREAVLSAWRDSPTRFIEDTNSERDLRVGAYRDRLFVELAQNAADAAQLAGEPGRIRVSVVDGELRFANTGVPLDARGVESLSSLRASAKEGTVGRFGVGFAAVLTVTDEPRVVSTSGGVAFSAQRTREESGRNGDVPVLRLPFPVSEQPADGFATEVRLPLRESGQGLLDGLANEIEDLLLALPWLAEAEVDGRKWTRSGEEIVEITSPTGQRRWLKHGVWAVPVDADGVPQPLEDDLLHAPTPTDEGLSLPARLIAEVPLEPSRRRVLPGAELTRALEQAASEYVELVRAVKPEHRPILVPAAGFPQSTVDAQLKDLVYAALAQEPWLTTVDGREVSGQQARVLDVDGLAPLLADVIPGLVQANPRLLKPVSAQILGIGDVLEVLTGIDREPGWWQKLYAELAVAVESHALSANQLDGLPVPLSDGRTLPGVKGALLVDGSSELRELLSDVDVPGLRLVHPGAAHQLLELLGAKHADARQLLEAEQLQYAVEHSVADVQSGLDGMNLAGAVLRLVADCGDQAPEWIGALALPAEDGWRRADELVLPTSPLLDVIDPEVFEPGGALSVLDEEFAEDWPTETLVAAKVLDSFAVVRDEDPHEPDHHLPDEEQWWDSFEQPPTTVVSIRDLDLVADDAWPDALRLIASRPETWQALHSPDGHAGWWLARYALLAGEAPGSWRLASATALAGLYDPVPDLGLSDDLLRAVGVRTGLDLETAEDVTDLLERLGDPDRTPTPGLIARAHAALVAAPIDISDVDAPARVRAADGSVVEDAVVLDVPWVAAALDPAKLLVAPAEPERLAELLDVPVASSLKTEVESTGEYVAWADLPALALAVDQLGIALPDGGVLLHDRLTVSVEGETAEVPWWSDDRLHAADTSEGLARAFAWASDRWAERYRITALLEDPAPRTLLN; encoded by the coding sequence GGGACAGTCCGGCTGCGGGAAGCGGTGCTGAGCGCCTGGCGCGATTCGCCCACCCGCTTCATCGAGGACACCAACTCCGAACGCGACCTGCGCGTCGGCGCTTATCGCGACCGGTTGTTCGTCGAATTGGCCCAGAACGCCGCCGACGCCGCGCAGCTCGCGGGCGAACCCGGGCGCATCCGGGTGTCCGTTGTGGACGGTGAGCTGCGGTTCGCCAACACCGGCGTGCCGCTGGACGCCCGCGGGGTCGAATCGCTCTCGTCGTTGCGGGCGTCGGCCAAGGAAGGGACCGTCGGCCGGTTCGGGGTCGGGTTCGCGGCCGTCCTGACCGTCACCGACGAGCCGCGCGTGGTTTCCACCTCGGGCGGGGTCGCGTTTTCCGCGCAGCGCACCCGGGAAGAGTCCGGTCGGAACGGCGACGTTCCGGTGCTGCGGCTGCCGTTTCCCGTCTCGGAGCAACCGGCTGACGGATTCGCCACCGAAGTGCGGTTGCCGCTCCGGGAATCCGGACAGGGTTTGCTCGACGGCCTGGCGAACGAGATCGAAGATCTCCTGCTGGCGCTGCCGTGGCTCGCTGAGGCCGAAGTGGACGGTCGCAAGTGGACGCGAAGCGGCGAGGAGATCGTCGAGATCACGTCGCCGACCGGGCAACGGCGTTGGCTGAAGCACGGAGTCTGGGCGGTCCCGGTTGACGCCGACGGGGTGCCGCAGCCGCTCGAGGACGATCTGCTTCACGCGCCGACGCCGACCGACGAAGGCCTTTCGCTCCCGGCTCGGTTGATTGCCGAGGTGCCGCTGGAGCCGTCTCGCCGCCGGGTGCTTCCGGGCGCGGAGCTCACTCGCGCGCTGGAGCAAGCGGCGAGCGAGTACGTCGAGCTGGTCCGGGCGGTCAAGCCGGAGCACCGGCCGATTCTGGTTCCCGCCGCGGGTTTCCCGCAGTCCACTGTGGACGCACAGTTGAAAGACCTCGTCTACGCCGCGCTCGCGCAGGAGCCCTGGTTGACCACTGTGGACGGTCGGGAGGTCTCCGGGCAGCAGGCCCGGGTGCTCGACGTCGACGGGCTGGCTCCCCTGCTCGCCGACGTCATTCCGGGCCTGGTGCAAGCGAATCCGCGACTGCTCAAGCCGGTGTCCGCGCAGATCCTCGGCATTGGCGACGTCCTCGAAGTCCTGACCGGCATCGACCGCGAGCCCGGCTGGTGGCAGAAGCTGTACGCGGAGCTGGCGGTCGCGGTCGAGAGTCACGCGCTCAGCGCGAATCAGCTCGACGGCCTGCCGGTTCCGTTGTCGGACGGGCGGACGTTGCCGGGCGTCAAGGGCGCGCTGCTCGTCGACGGCAGCAGCGAGCTCCGCGAACTTCTGTCCGATGTGGACGTTCCCGGTCTTCGGCTGGTGCATCCAGGTGCCGCGCATCAGCTCCTGGAACTGTTGGGGGCCAAGCACGCGGACGCGCGTCAGTTGCTCGAAGCGGAGCAACTGCAGTACGCGGTCGAGCACAGTGTCGCCGACGTTCAGTCCGGTTTGGACGGAATGAACCTCGCCGGTGCGGTGCTCCGCCTGGTCGCGGACTGCGGCGACCAGGCACCGGAATGGATCGGCGCGCTGGCGCTGCCCGCGGAGGACGGCTGGCGGCGCGCGGACGAGCTGGTGCTGCCGACGTCGCCGTTGCTGGACGTGATCGACCCCGAGGTGTTCGAACCCGGCGGCGCGCTTTCCGTGCTGGACGAGGAATTCGCGGAGGACTGGCCGACCGAGACCCTCGTCGCGGCGAAGGTGCTCGACTCGTTCGCGGTCGTGCGGGACGAGGATCCGCACGAGCCCGACCACCACCTCCCGGACGAAGAGCAGTGGTGGGATTCGTTCGAGCAGCCGCCGACGACGGTCGTATCCATCCGGGACCTCGACCTCGTCGCGGACGACGCCTGGCCGGACGCGCTCCGGCTGATCGCGTCCCGTCCGGAAACCTGGCAGGCACTGCACAGCCCGGACGGGCACGCGGGCTGGTGGCTCGCGCGCTACGCCCTGCTGGCCGGCGAAGCCCCCGGCTCTTGGCGGCTCGCCTCGGCGACTGCGCTGGCCGGCCTGTACGACCCGGTGCCCGACCTCGGGCTGAGCGACGACCTGCTTCGCGCGGTGGGGGTCCGCACCGGACTGGATCTGGAGACCGCGGAAGACGTCACCGATCTGCTCGAACGGCTCGGCGATCCAGACCGCACGCCGACTCCGGGCCTGATCGCTCGCGCCCACGCGGCGCTCGTGGCCGCGCCGATCGACATCTCGGACGTCGACGCGCCCGCCCGAGTCCGCGCGGCGGACGGGAGCGTCGTCGAAGACGCCGTGGTGCTGGACGTCCCGTGGGTCGCGGCCGCGCTCGACCCGGCGAAGCTCCTCGTCGCGCCCGCCGAACCCGAGCGGTTGGCGGAACTCCTCGACGTCCCGGTCGCGAGCAGTCTGAAAACCGAGGTCGAGAGCACCGGCGAGTACGTCGCGTGGGCCGACCTGCCCGCCCTCGCGCTCGCCGTGGACCAGCTCGGCATCGCGCTGCCGGACGGCGGGGTGCTGCTGCACGACCGGCTCACCGTGTCGGTCGAGGGCGAGACGGCCGAGGTGCCGTGGTGGTCCGACGACCGGCTGCACGCGGCGGACACGTCCGAGGGGCTGGCGCGCGCCTTCGCGTGGGCGAGCGACCGCTGGGCGGAGCGCTATCGCATCACGGCGTTGCTGGAAGACCCCGCGCCGCGCACGCTGCTGAACTGA